In Paractinoplanes brasiliensis, the following proteins share a genomic window:
- a CDS encoding cell division protein FtsQ/DivIB: protein MSGGRNWRLVRADTDAVPSSARRFMARARQRRMRAALPWAVTAGVLLVAGAVVWLVYGTSVLGVREVRVVGVQFVATAQIEQAAAVREAEPLARVDLDGIRARVRELPPVERVVVRRSWPSTVVVEVVERTPVAAVPRNGEFALIDRAGVAFRTVKEKPGALPLVRVDFPGAKDVNTHSALTVLAALSDELREQVLAVSVPAPAQIRLELRKDRTVVWGDDTQSDTKSQVATALLKHAGKEIDVSAPSVVTIR, encoded by the coding sequence ATGAGCGGGGGGCGCAACTGGAGGCTGGTGCGGGCCGACACCGACGCGGTGCCGTCCTCCGCGCGCCGTTTCATGGCGCGCGCCCGCCAGCGCCGGATGCGCGCCGCGCTGCCCTGGGCCGTGACAGCGGGGGTGCTGCTCGTGGCCGGGGCCGTCGTCTGGCTGGTCTACGGCACCTCGGTGCTCGGCGTGCGCGAGGTGCGGGTCGTGGGCGTCCAGTTCGTGGCGACGGCGCAGATCGAGCAGGCGGCCGCCGTGCGCGAGGCCGAGCCGCTGGCCCGGGTCGATCTCGACGGCATCCGGGCCCGGGTGCGTGAGCTGCCGCCGGTCGAGCGGGTCGTGGTGCGCCGCAGCTGGCCCTCCACCGTGGTCGTCGAGGTGGTGGAGCGCACGCCGGTGGCCGCCGTGCCGCGGAACGGGGAGTTCGCGCTGATCGACCGGGCCGGGGTGGCGTTCCGGACGGTCAAGGAGAAGCCCGGCGCCCTGCCGCTCGTGCGGGTGGACTTCCCCGGCGCGAAGGACGTGAACACGCACTCGGCGCTGACCGTGCTGGCCGCCCTCAGCGATGAGCTGCGCGAGCAGGTGCTGGCCGTCTCGGTGCCCGCCCCGGCCCAGATCCGGCTCGAGTTGCGCAAGGACCGCACGGTGGTGTGGGGCGACGACACCCAGAGCGACACCAAGAGTCAGGTCGCGACGGCCCTGCTGAAGCACGCCGGCAAGGAGATCGACGTCTCGGCGCCGTCAGTGGTGACTATCCGCTAA
- the ftsZ gene encoding cell division protein FtsZ, translating to MTPPHNYLAVIKVVGIGGGGVNAVNRMIEVGLKGVEFIAINTDAQALLMSDADVKLDVGRELTRGLGAGAQPEVGKNAAEDHRDEIEEVLKGADMVFVTCGEGGGTGTGGAPVVANIARKLGALTIGVVTRPFSFEGKRRQVQAESGIDELRNQCDTLIVIPNDRLLALGDRGISMMDAFRQADQVLLSGVQGITDLITTPGLINLDFADVKSVMSGAGSALMGIGSARGDNRAVEAAEKAISSPLLEQSMDGARGVLLSIAGGSDLGLFEINDAAQLVTDAAHPDANIIFGAVIDDALGDEVRVTVIAAGFDGGTPSYKPSEPARKVVPQPAERTAVAPQTPAAAAATTTPPPAPAQATPPPRRVLFDDVDVPDFLKNGS from the coding sequence ATGACACCTCCCCACAACTACCTGGCGGTCATCAAGGTCGTCGGGATCGGCGGCGGCGGCGTGAACGCCGTCAACCGAATGATCGAGGTCGGGCTCAAGGGCGTCGAGTTCATCGCGATCAACACCGATGCTCAGGCGCTGCTCATGAGCGACGCCGACGTCAAGCTCGACGTCGGCCGCGAGCTGACCCGGGGCCTCGGCGCAGGCGCGCAGCCCGAGGTCGGCAAGAACGCCGCCGAGGACCACCGCGACGAGATCGAAGAGGTGCTCAAGGGCGCCGACATGGTCTTCGTGACGTGCGGCGAGGGCGGCGGCACCGGCACCGGCGGCGCGCCCGTGGTGGCCAACATCGCCCGTAAGCTCGGCGCGCTCACCATCGGCGTGGTCACCCGGCCGTTCTCGTTCGAGGGCAAGCGCCGGCAGGTGCAGGCCGAGTCCGGCATCGACGAGCTGCGCAACCAGTGCGACACGCTCATCGTCATCCCGAACGACCGGCTCCTCGCGCTGGGCGACCGCGGAATAAGCATGATGGACGCCTTCCGCCAGGCCGACCAGGTGCTGCTCTCCGGCGTGCAGGGCATCACCGACCTGATCACCACGCCCGGCCTGATCAACCTGGACTTCGCCGACGTCAAGAGCGTCATGAGCGGCGCCGGCAGCGCGCTCATGGGCATCGGCAGCGCCCGCGGCGACAACCGTGCGGTCGAGGCGGCCGAGAAGGCCATCTCGAGCCCGCTGCTCGAGCAGAGCATGGACGGCGCCCGTGGTGTGCTGCTCTCCATCGCCGGCGGCTCCGACCTGGGCCTGTTCGAGATCAACGACGCCGCGCAGCTGGTCACCGACGCGGCCCACCCGGACGCGAACATCATCTTCGGCGCGGTCATCGACGACGCGCTCGGCGACGAGGTGCGGGTCACCGTGATCGCGGCCGGCTTCGACGGGGGCACACCCTCCTACAAGCCGTCCGAGCCGGCCCGCAAGGTGGTGCCGCAGCCGGCCGAGCGGACGGCGGTCGCCCCGCAGACGCCCGCCGCCGCGGCGGCCACCACGACTCCTCCGCCGGCGCCGGCCCAGGCCACGCCGCCGCCGAGGCGCGTTCTCTTCGACGACGTGGACGTGCCGGACTTCCTCAAGAACGGCTCGTGA
- the murC gene encoding UDP-N-acetylmuramate--L-alanine ligase codes for MNTAELRPAGELTAEDLGSVHLIGIGGVGMAGLARLLLTRGVPVSGSELREWPALAGLRALGGTVHMSHIAENLDGVDTVVYSTAIPHDHLELAEARRRGLRVLHRSEALAAAMTNRQAIAVAGTHGKTTTTSIMTVILQHAGQDPSFVIGGEISEAGSNGHHGTGPHFVAEADESDKSFLIYRPHVAIITNIEGDHLNNWGDLDGLKAGFLQFAELAEPEGFVVTCADDPGTQDLIAALRAKGKTVYTYGESAGADLCISEVVSTVSGVRYEAELDGKPLGEIKLALPGRHMGLNSAAAVLTALRLGLPLDKIVEALASFPGVRRRFERKGIAAGVRVYDEYAYHPTSVKAALRTLREVAGDGRLLVVFQPYRVYRTRDLQAELAEGLAIADQVICMEVFGPGEVRGPGEGGVALTAALDLPAGQKVFVPDWEDVPAEVVRRSRPGDVVVTMGAPPISLMGDELLAALDEADRA; via the coding sequence GTGAACACGGCGGAGCTGCGGCCGGCCGGCGAGTTGACCGCCGAGGATCTGGGCAGCGTGCACCTCATCGGCATCGGCGGGGTGGGCATGGCCGGGCTGGCCCGCCTGCTGCTCACCCGGGGTGTCCCGGTGTCGGGCAGCGAACTGCGCGAGTGGCCGGCGCTGGCCGGGCTGCGCGCGCTCGGCGGCACGGTCCACATGTCCCACATCGCCGAAAATCTGGACGGCGTCGACACGGTCGTCTACTCCACCGCCATCCCGCACGACCACCTCGAGCTGGCCGAGGCGCGCCGGCGCGGGCTGCGGGTGCTGCACCGCTCCGAGGCGCTGGCCGCCGCGATGACCAACCGGCAGGCGATCGCCGTGGCCGGCACCCACGGCAAGACCACCACGACGTCGATCATGACGGTGATCCTGCAGCACGCCGGGCAGGACCCGTCCTTCGTGATCGGCGGCGAGATCAGCGAGGCGGGCTCCAACGGCCACCACGGCACCGGCCCGCACTTCGTGGCCGAGGCCGACGAGAGCGACAAGTCGTTCCTGATCTACCGGCCGCACGTCGCGATCATCACCAACATCGAGGGCGACCACCTCAACAACTGGGGTGACCTCGACGGGCTCAAGGCGGGCTTCCTGCAGTTCGCCGAGCTCGCCGAGCCCGAGGGCTTCGTGGTCACCTGCGCCGACGACCCCGGCACGCAGGATCTGATCGCCGCGCTGCGGGCCAAGGGCAAGACCGTTTACACGTACGGCGAGAGCGCCGGCGCCGATCTGTGTATCAGCGAAGTGGTCTCCACCGTCAGCGGCGTACGTTACGAGGCCGAGCTGGACGGCAAGCCGCTCGGCGAGATCAAGCTGGCGCTGCCGGGCCGGCACATGGGCCTCAACAGTGCCGCCGCGGTGCTGACCGCGCTGCGCCTGGGCCTGCCGCTCGACAAGATCGTGGAGGCGCTGGCGTCGTTCCCCGGGGTGCGGCGGCGCTTCGAGCGCAAGGGCATCGCGGCCGGCGTGCGCGTCTACGACGAGTACGCGTACCACCCGACCTCGGTCAAGGCCGCGCTGCGCACGCTGCGCGAGGTGGCCGGCGACGGTCGTCTGCTGGTGGTCTTCCAGCCGTACCGGGTCTATCGCACCCGCGACCTGCAGGCCGAGCTGGCCGAGGGCCTGGCCATCGCGGACCAGGTCATCTGCATGGAGGTCTTCGGGCCGGGCGAGGTGCGCGGGCCGGGCGAGGGCGGGGTGGCGCTGACCGCCGCCCTCGACCTGCCCGCCGGGCAGAAGGTTTTCGTGCCCGATTGGGAGGACGTGCCGGCCGAGGTCGTGCGCCGCAGCCGCCCGGGTGATGTGGTGGTGACCATGGGTGCGCCGCCGATCTCGCTGATGGGCGACGAGCTGCTGGCCGCGCTGGACGAGGCCGACCGGGCCTAG
- a CDS encoding DUF167 domain-containing protein: MVKRRVPPPDETVLAVPVRVRPGAGRNRVGGRYEGPHGPALIVAVGAPAVDGKATEAVRRALAAALEVRPADVELRLGATSRDKVFTVAAAGDGVAGRLAALRDGTAGR, translated from the coding sequence ATGGTCAAGCGCCGCGTTCCCCCGCCCGACGAGACCGTCCTCGCCGTGCCCGTGCGGGTACGCCCCGGCGCCGGACGCAACCGGGTCGGCGGGCGCTACGAAGGCCCGCACGGCCCGGCCCTGATCGTCGCCGTGGGCGCCCCCGCCGTCGACGGCAAGGCCACCGAGGCGGTGCGCCGCGCCCTGGCCGCCGCTCTCGAGGTGCGGCCGGCCGATGTGGAGCTGCGTCTCGGCGCGACGAGCCGCGACAAGGTCTTCACCGTCGCCGCGGCCGGTGACGGGGTCGCCGGACGACTGGCCGCGTTGCGGGACGGTACGGCCGGCCGGTGA
- a CDS encoding potassium/proton antiporter, translated as MTGGLDYALLIGAGVLLVAVAAVRVSTRLGLPSLLVYLAIGMVLGESGLGIRFDDVELTRTLGFCALIVIIAEGGLTARWPTLRPVLGLAASLATVGVAVSIAVVGLAVHLILDLPWQLALLYGAVLSSTDAAAVFATLRRLRLPPRMVATLEAESGMNDAPVVLLVVLLSADLSEMHPWWYELGIVAYELLAGAAVGLAVGMAGRWLLRNAALPSAGLYPIAAVGLTVFAYAAGAVVHASGFLAVYAAGVVLGNGRIPHRRAILGFADGLAWVAQIGLFVLLGLLSSPSRLGEALVPALVTGVALVLLARPLSVVASAVLARPLRGPRRPGNRVGWRGTAFFSWAGLRGAVPIVLATIPLSAGTPGARGLFDAVFVLVIIFTLLQASTLGPAARKLGVTAPGEAAEVRIETAPLERLNAEMLQLDVAEGSRLAGVHIDELRLPEGASVTLVVRGGAGFVPGPDTRLRTGDALLIVATAAARDVAERRLRAVSRRGRLARWFGEDGAEDPASGI; from the coding sequence GTGACCGGTGGGCTCGACTACGCGCTGCTGATCGGCGCAGGCGTCCTCCTGGTGGCGGTGGCCGCCGTCCGCGTGTCGACCCGGCTCGGCCTGCCCAGCCTGCTGGTCTATCTGGCCATCGGCATGGTGCTCGGCGAGAGCGGCCTGGGCATCCGTTTCGACGACGTCGAGCTGACCCGCACCCTGGGCTTCTGCGCGCTCATCGTGATCATCGCCGAGGGCGGCCTGACCGCGCGGTGGCCGACGCTGCGGCCGGTCCTGGGACTGGCCGCCTCGCTGGCCACGGTGGGCGTCGCGGTCAGCATCGCGGTGGTCGGGCTGGCCGTGCACCTGATCCTGGACCTGCCCTGGCAGCTGGCCCTGCTGTACGGCGCCGTGCTGTCGTCAACCGACGCCGCCGCGGTCTTCGCGACCCTGCGCCGGCTGCGCCTGCCCCCTCGGATGGTCGCCACGCTCGAGGCCGAGTCGGGCATGAACGACGCGCCCGTGGTGCTGCTGGTGGTGCTGCTCAGCGCGGACCTCTCCGAGATGCACCCGTGGTGGTACGAGCTGGGCATCGTCGCCTACGAGCTGCTGGCCGGCGCGGCCGTCGGCTTGGCGGTCGGCATGGCCGGGCGGTGGTTGCTGCGCAACGCGGCCCTGCCGTCGGCCGGGCTCTATCCGATCGCGGCGGTCGGCCTGACGGTCTTCGCGTACGCCGCCGGGGCCGTCGTCCACGCCTCCGGGTTCCTCGCCGTCTACGCCGCCGGCGTGGTGCTGGGCAACGGCCGGATCCCGCACCGCCGGGCCATTCTCGGGTTCGCCGACGGGCTGGCCTGGGTGGCCCAGATCGGCCTGTTCGTGCTGCTGGGGCTGCTCAGCTCGCCCAGCCGGCTGGGCGAGGCGCTGGTGCCGGCGCTGGTGACCGGGGTGGCGCTGGTGCTGCTGGCCCGCCCGTTGTCGGTGGTCGCCTCGGCCGTGCTGGCCCGCCCGCTGCGCGGCCCGCGGCGCCCCGGCAACCGGGTGGGCTGGCGGGGGACGGCGTTCTTCTCGTGGGCGGGTCTGCGCGGCGCGGTGCCGATCGTGCTGGCCACGATCCCGCTCTCGGCCGGCACGCCGGGGGCGCGGGGGCTCTTCGACGCCGTGTTCGTGCTGGTCATCATCTTCACGTTGCTGCAGGCGAGCACCCTCGGCCCGGCCGCGCGCAAGCTCGGGGTGACCGCTCCCGGTGAGGCGGCCGAGGTGCGGATCGAGACCGCGCCGCTGGAACGTTTGAACGCCGAGATGCTGCAGCTCGACGTGGCTGAGGGGTCGCGGCTGGCCGGGGTTCACATCGACGAGCTGCGCCTGCCCGAGGGCGCCTCGGTGACCCTGGTCGTGCGGGGCGGCGCCGGTTTCGTGCCCGGCCCGGACACCCGGCTGCGCACCGGCGACGCCCTTCTGATCGTGGCCACGGCGGCCGCGCGGGACGTGGCCGAGCGCCGCCTGCGGGCGGTGAGCCGGCGGGGGCGGTTGGCCCGCTGGTTCGGCGAGGACGGCGCAGAGGACCCGGCGTCGGGTATTTGA
- a CDS encoding YggT family protein produces the protein MLSIVFQISYLVVYIFFLVLLARFVLGAVLQYGRRWQPSRGASAALETVWSVTDPPLKALRRVIPPLRIGNVSLDLASIVLLVILFVLMRFVLQRLILNFS, from the coding sequence GTGCTCTCGATCGTGTTCCAAATATCGTATTTGGTCGTTTACATCTTCTTCCTTGTCCTGCTTGCCAGGTTCGTGCTGGGTGCGGTACTCCAATACGGTCGTCGGTGGCAGCCGAGCCGGGGTGCCTCCGCGGCATTGGAAACGGTGTGGAGCGTCACTGATCCGCCCCTCAAGGCGTTGAGGCGTGTGATCCCACCGCTGCGCATTGGTAACGTGAGTTTGGACCTGGCTTCCATCGTGCTGCTGGTTATCCTGTTCGTGCTCATGAGGTTCGTGCTTCAAAGATTGATCCTGAACTTCAGCTAA
- a CDS encoding TraR/DksA family transcriptional regulator yields MAKATGTRAAASSTSGQKGAAGRTRSAAETEKIRVALVERRDELQAEYDASLAEITELQRGRLDDSAGDDQADTGTKTFEREQEITLANNLLERITQVERAIDRLGEGNYGWCERCGNAIPVERLAAFPSATLCVSCKQLEERR; encoded by the coding sequence ATGGCCAAGGCAACGGGCACCAGAGCGGCCGCAAGCAGCACGTCCGGGCAGAAGGGCGCCGCCGGGCGGACCCGCAGCGCCGCCGAGACCGAAAAGATCCGGGTCGCGCTGGTCGAGCGGCGCGACGAGCTGCAGGCCGAGTACGACGCCTCGCTCGCCGAGATCACCGAGCTGCAGCGCGGCCGGCTCGACGACTCGGCCGGCGACGACCAGGCCGACACCGGCACCAAGACGTTCGAGCGTGAGCAGGAGATCACTCTGGCGAACAATCTGCTGGAGCGGATCACACAGGTGGAACGCGCCATCGACCGCCTCGGCGAGGGCAACTACGGTTGGTGCGAGCGATGCGGCAACGCGATCCCGGTCGAACGACTGGCGGCGTTCCCGTCCGCGACTCTCTGTGTGTCCTGCAAGCAGCTGGAGGAACGACGCTGA
- a CDS encoding YggS family pyridoxal phosphate-dependent enzyme — protein sequence MTDQGRRAELAAALREVNTRIERACAAAGRAASEVTLVAVTKTYPASDVVLLTGLGVTEVGENRDQEAAPKAEAVRAAGASPRWHFIGQLQRNKARSVARYAGVVESVDSVRLAQALSRAAAERSEPLDVLVQVSIDGDTARGGAAGDDVWRVSDSVAAEDTLRLGGVMAVAPIDWEPDRAFAVLRGISERLVKAHPYATTISAGMSGDLEAAVRHGATHVRIGTSLLGMRNLLR from the coding sequence GTGACCGACCAGGGGCGGCGGGCCGAGCTGGCCGCCGCCCTTCGTGAGGTCAACACCCGGATCGAACGCGCGTGCGCGGCCGCCGGCCGGGCCGCGAGCGAGGTCACGCTGGTCGCGGTGACCAAGACCTACCCGGCGAGCGACGTGGTGCTGCTGACCGGGCTGGGCGTCACCGAGGTCGGCGAGAACCGTGACCAGGAAGCGGCGCCCAAGGCCGAGGCGGTCCGTGCCGCGGGGGCGTCCCCGCGCTGGCACTTCATCGGGCAGCTCCAGCGCAACAAGGCCCGCTCGGTGGCCCGGTACGCCGGGGTCGTGGAGTCGGTCGACTCGGTGCGCCTGGCCCAGGCGCTGTCCCGGGCGGCCGCCGAGCGCTCGGAACCGCTCGACGTGCTGGTGCAGGTGAGCATCGACGGCGACACGGCGCGCGGGGGCGCGGCCGGCGACGACGTCTGGCGGGTATCCGACTCGGTCGCCGCCGAGGACACGCTGCGGCTCGGCGGCGTCATGGCGGTGGCACCGATCGACTGGGAGCCCGATCGGGCCTTCGCGGTGCTGCGCGGGATCTCGGAACGCCTGGTCAAGGCCCATCCGTACGCCACCACGATCTCGGCCGGCATGAGTGGCGACCTGGAGGCGGCCGTCCGGCACGGCGCGACACACGTCCGGATCGGCACTTCTTTGCTCGGAATGCGAAACCTGCTGCGGTAG
- a CDS encoding cell division protein SepF, translating to MSALRKAGVWLGLVEEDDDRGYNDYDDSSYRPRSRYSGSRYAEDEFADEEDVEEERPVPRARTERSRVSDRLSSHTDVDDHERVERAERSERASVRSITRPSTVSESSSALSYSTRENLALAPQPVHPPETRPRPAEEEQRYQITTLHPTTYREARTIGEHFRDGVPVIINLTEMDEGDARRLVDFAAGLAFGLRGTIERVTNRVFLLSPANVQVTAEDKAKIAEGGFFGQA from the coding sequence ATGAGCGCGCTTCGTAAGGCGGGCGTGTGGCTGGGCCTTGTCGAGGAGGACGACGACCGCGGCTACAACGATTACGACGACAGCTCCTACCGTCCTCGCAGCCGGTACTCGGGAAGCCGGTACGCCGAGGACGAGTTCGCCGACGAGGAAGACGTCGAGGAGGAGCGTCCGGTGCCGCGGGCGCGTACGGAGCGCAGTCGCGTCTCCGACCGTCTGTCATCGCACACCGACGTGGACGACCACGAACGGGTGGAACGTGCCGAGCGGAGCGAGCGGGCCAGCGTCCGTTCCATCACCCGGCCGAGTACGGTGAGTGAGAGCTCGTCTGCGCTGAGCTACTCCACACGCGAGAACCTTGCCCTCGCGCCGCAGCCGGTGCACCCGCCGGAGACGCGCCCGCGCCCGGCCGAGGAGGAGCAGCGGTACCAGATCACCACGCTGCACCCGACCACCTACCGCGAGGCGCGCACCATCGGCGAGCACTTCCGCGACGGCGTACCGGTCATCATCAATCTCACCGAGATGGATGAGGGCGACGCCCGCCGTCTGGTCGACTTCGCCGCCGGGCTGGCCTTCGGCCTTCGCGGTACGATCGAGCGCGTTACCAACCGGGTTTTCCTGCTCTCGCCGGCAAATGTCCAGGTCACCGCGGAGGACAAAGCCAAGATCGCCGAGGGTGGGTTCTTCGGGCAGGCCTGA
- a CDS encoding RluA family pseudouridine synthase gives MRLDQAVSRLFGLSRTAAATLVESGDALVDGIPRPKSDKVSAGAWLEVTLPAPVAAPVVVAEPVHGLKVIYSDDDIVVVDKPVGVAAHPSPGWTGPTVVGGLAAMGQNVATSGAAERQGVVHRLDVGTTGIMVVAKSEVAYSALKRAFKEREVDKRYHAVVQGHLDPLRGTIDAPIDRHPTADYRFAVMSTGKPSVTHYDTVEAFRSASLVDVKLETGRTHQIRVHFSALRHPCVGDQQYGADPTLAARLKLTRQWLHARELSFLHPRTLDEVRFVSDYPDDLKYALSVLQDAS, from the coding sequence ATGCGCCTCGACCAGGCCGTGAGCCGGTTGTTCGGGTTGTCCCGCACGGCCGCCGCGACCCTGGTCGAGTCGGGTGACGCGTTGGTCGACGGCATCCCGCGCCCCAAGTCCGACAAGGTCTCGGCGGGCGCCTGGCTCGAGGTCACGTTGCCCGCGCCCGTGGCGGCCCCGGTGGTGGTGGCCGAGCCGGTGCACGGCCTGAAGGTGATCTACAGCGATGACGACATCGTGGTGGTCGACAAGCCGGTCGGCGTGGCGGCGCACCCGAGCCCCGGCTGGACCGGCCCGACCGTGGTGGGCGGGCTGGCCGCGATGGGGCAGAACGTCGCGACCAGCGGCGCCGCCGAGCGGCAGGGCGTCGTCCACCGGCTCGACGTCGGCACCACCGGCATCATGGTCGTGGCCAAGAGCGAAGTGGCGTACAGCGCGCTCAAGCGGGCCTTCAAGGAACGCGAGGTCGACAAGCGCTACCACGCGGTCGTGCAGGGCCACCTCGACCCGCTGCGCGGCACCATCGACGCGCCGATCGACAGGCACCCGACGGCCGACTACCGGTTCGCGGTGATGTCGACCGGCAAGCCGAGCGTCACCCACTACGACACGGTCGAGGCGTTCCGCTCGGCCAGCCTGGTCGACGTGAAGCTCGAGACGGGCCGCACCCACCAGATCCGCGTGCACTTCTCGGCGCTGCGGCACCCGTGCGTCGGCGACCAGCAGTACGGCGCCGACCCGACGCTGGCGGCCCGGCTCAAGCTGACCCGTCAGTGGCTGCACGCCCGCGAGCTGTCCTTCCTGCACCCGCGCACACTCGACGAGGTGCGTTTCGTCAGCGACTATCCCGACGACCTGAAGTACGCGCTGAGCGTGCTGCAGGACGCGAGCTGA
- a CDS encoding DivIVA domain-containing protein: MPLTPADVHNVAFKKPPIGKRGYDEEEVDAFLDEVERELARLIEENNELRAQVERGGRGGAPAGPSADPRLAAELNEVKAQLDRVQRDKSQAEQAARQMQAELEQVRAQGAVGGGAAGSGADGEQQALRVLMMAQRTADDHVADARREADKLLSDARSKAEEVTREARAKADALERDARQRHQEAMGGLDAKRSALQKHIEELKQFEREYRTRLKAYLESQLRDLDGRGQGLEAEMSRADSGRAVGGSGGLAAAGLAGSYGGRNAIESGR; the protein is encoded by the coding sequence ATGCCGCTGACCCCGGCCGACGTGCACAACGTCGCCTTCAAGAAACCCCCCATCGGCAAGCGGGGGTATGACGAGGAGGAGGTTGACGCTTTCCTTGACGAGGTCGAGCGTGAGCTCGCCCGTCTCATCGAGGAGAACAACGAGCTGCGCGCCCAGGTGGAGCGCGGCGGTCGGGGTGGCGCGCCAGCCGGTCCGAGCGCCGACCCGCGCCTCGCGGCCGAGCTCAACGAGGTCAAGGCGCAGCTCGACCGCGTTCAGCGGGACAAGTCGCAGGCCGAGCAGGCCGCCCGGCAGATGCAGGCCGAGCTCGAGCAGGTCCGTGCCCAGGGCGCGGTCGGTGGTGGCGCCGCTGGGTCCGGTGCTGACGGCGAGCAGCAGGCCCTGCGGGTGCTGATGATGGCCCAGCGCACGGCTGACGACCACGTCGCCGACGCCCGTCGCGAGGCCGACAAGCTTCTCTCCGACGCCCGTTCCAAGGCCGAAGAGGTCACCCGCGAGGCCCGCGCCAAGGCCGACGCCCTCGAGCGGGATGCCCGTCAGCGCCACCAGGAAGCCATGGGCGGCCTCGACGCGAAGCGCTCCGCGCTGCAGAAGCACATCGAGGAGCTCAAGCAGTTCGAGCGGGAGTACCGCACCCGTCTGAAGGCGTACCTGGAGAGCCAGCTGCGCGATCTCGACGGCCGGGGCCAGGGCCTCGAGGCCGAGATGTCGCGCGCCGACTCCGGTCGTGCCGTCGGCGGAAGCGGTGGCCTCGCCGCGGCCGGTCTGGCCGGCTCCTACGGCGGCCGCAACGCCATCGAATCCGGGCGCTGA
- the lspA gene encoding signal peptidase II: MAVLGATAVLAVALDQWTKWLSTENLDEGNPVRVLGGLIYLSLLRNPGAAFSFGSDHTWIFPVVTLVVVSWIGYMATRLRSVPWAVALGLVLGGALGNLGDRLFRAPGPLHGHVVDMISLFGPYAEYFAVFNIADSCLSVGVVLAVLLELTGRQRDGSRISVRKKKEEAQ, from the coding sequence ATGGCGGTTCTGGGCGCCACCGCCGTGCTCGCCGTGGCCCTCGACCAGTGGACCAAGTGGCTCTCCACCGAGAATCTGGACGAGGGCAATCCGGTCCGCGTCCTCGGTGGCCTGATCTACCTCTCGCTGCTGCGCAACCCCGGGGCGGCCTTCAGCTTCGGCAGCGACCACACCTGGATCTTCCCGGTGGTGACCCTGGTGGTCGTCAGCTGGATCGGCTACATGGCGACGCGGCTGCGGTCGGTGCCGTGGGCGGTCGCGCTGGGCCTGGTGCTCGGCGGCGCCCTGGGCAACCTCGGCGACCGGCTGTTCCGGGCGCCCGGCCCGCTGCACGGGCACGTGGTCGACATGATCAGCCTCTTCGGGCCGTACGCGGAGTACTTCGCGGTTTTCAACATCGCGGACAGCTGCCTCAGCGTCGGTGTCGTGCTGGCGGTGCTGCTCGAGCTCACCGGCCGGCAACGCGACGGCAGCCGGATCTCCGTACGGAAGAAGAAGGAAGAGGCACAGTGA